A single Thermosynechococcus vestitus BP-1 DNA region contains:
- a CDS encoding DUF2854 domain-containing protein — MLGSVSLGTLGLTVGVLLTVVGVVAYAAGNATLNLAGFFYGVPLLLAGLALKAAELKPVPYREVPTPEAIAGRSQATPTQTQIRQDVTRYRYGQEAHLDSTLASLGLSPSAAERPVLVAIAERLTDGAYTLILEFDSPAVPLEVWQSKQAKMQTFFGPNIRVTITDEGHGRVAVALIRE; from the coding sequence ATGTTGGGGTCTGTATCGTTGGGAACGTTGGGGCTAACTGTCGGTGTACTGCTGACGGTGGTGGGGGTGGTGGCCTATGCTGCGGGGAATGCCACCTTGAATCTGGCTGGTTTTTTCTATGGTGTGCCCCTATTGTTGGCAGGATTGGCCTTAAAGGCGGCAGAACTCAAGCCAGTGCCCTATCGTGAAGTCCCAACGCCGGAGGCGATCGCTGGCCGTAGCCAAGCAACACCGACCCAAACTCAAATCCGTCAGGATGTTACTCGCTATCGTTATGGTCAAGAAGCACATCTCGATAGCACCTTGGCTAGTTTAGGCCTGAGTCCTTCGGCTGCCGAGCGTCCTGTCCTGGTGGCGATCGCCGAGAGGCTCACCGATGGTGCCTATACATTAATTTTGGAATTTGACTCGCCGGCGGTTCCCCTTGAGGTGTGGCAATCGAAGCAAGCGAAGATGCAGACCTTCTTTGGCCCCAATATTCGGGTCACCATTACCGATGAGGGCCATGGCCGTGTGGCAGTGGCGCTGATTCGCGAGTAA
- a CDS encoding YajQ family cyclic di-GMP-binding protein: MASTFSFDIVSDFDWQELVNAVDQTGREIKARYDLKDTQTALELTKEGLTIHTDSEFTLNSVQTILQQKAAKRQLSLKIFDYGPVEAAGGQRVKQLIKLRRGIPSELAKEISKLIRNEFKKVQASIQGDVVRVSAKSKDDLQAVIQRLKTQDYPVPLQFTNYR; the protein is encoded by the coding sequence ATGGCAAGCACGTTTTCCTTTGATATTGTGAGCGATTTTGACTGGCAAGAGCTGGTCAATGCGGTGGATCAGACTGGGCGAGAGATCAAAGCCCGCTATGACCTTAAGGATACCCAGACTGCCCTTGAACTGACAAAAGAGGGACTGACGATTCACACCGATAGTGAGTTTACACTCAATTCAGTGCAAACAATTCTGCAGCAGAAGGCAGCGAAGCGGCAGTTGTCTCTGAAAATTTTTGACTATGGGCCTGTGGAGGCAGCGGGGGGCCAGCGGGTTAAACAGTTGATTAAATTGCGCCGCGGTATCCCTTCAGAGCTAGCCAAGGAAATTAGCAAGCTCATCCGCAATGAATTTAAGAAGGTGCAGGCCTCGATCCAAGGGGATGTGGTGCGGGTCAGTGCCAAGTCAAAGGATGACCTACAAGCGGTGATCCAACGCCTGAAAACGCAAGATTATCCCGTCCCATTACAATTTACCAATTACCGCTAG
- a CDS encoding ABC transporter substrate-binding protein — translation MGQQPSSGWAAAKIFAGLLLLFTIGACGADTTTTAPTGKGLRIGSLLPSTGDLASVGTPIAEVVPLLVETVNACGGVNGEPVTLIAADDQSNPASGAEAMTKLVEIDRVAGVVGSFGSSVSNAAADIATRGQVMLISPGSTSTLLTERAKKGDFKGYWARTAPPDNYQAQALAQLAQQQGYQRVATVVINNDYGRSFEQEFTRAFKALGGTVINEDRPTRYDERATTFTTEAAAAFGGKPDAVVAILYPETGSLLLKSAFEQGLTQNVAILLTDGVKSESFPEQVGRTPDGKYIIAGAKGTVPGADGAALAELQKLWRAKKGGDLPAFGAQAWDAAALLVLAAQASGQNTGEGIRNKLRDVANPPGEAVDDVCAALALLRQGKEINYQGASGNVDIDENGDVVGVYDIWQVTDDGKLKVIGQVSPQKP, via the coding sequence ATGGGTCAACAGCCGTCAAGCGGATGGGCAGCCGCCAAGATTTTTGCAGGGCTGCTCCTCCTCTTTACCATTGGTGCCTGCGGGGCGGACACGACTACCACCGCCCCAACGGGAAAAGGGCTGCGCATTGGCTCATTATTGCCCTCAACCGGTGACTTAGCCTCCGTGGGCACCCCCATTGCTGAGGTCGTGCCCCTGTTGGTGGAAACAGTGAATGCCTGTGGTGGGGTGAACGGCGAGCCGGTCACGCTCATTGCCGCCGATGATCAATCGAATCCCGCCTCTGGTGCTGAAGCGATGACCAAATTGGTCGAGATTGACCGCGTTGCAGGGGTGGTTGGCTCCTTTGGCAGCAGTGTCTCCAATGCCGCAGCCGATATTGCCACCCGCGGTCAGGTGATGTTGATTTCCCCCGGCAGTACCAGTACCCTCCTTACGGAACGGGCCAAGAAAGGGGACTTTAAGGGATATTGGGCACGCACCGCTCCCCCTGATAACTACCAAGCCCAAGCCCTTGCCCAACTGGCCCAACAGCAAGGCTATCAAAGGGTTGCTACAGTTGTCATCAACAACGACTACGGCCGCAGCTTTGAGCAGGAATTTACCCGTGCCTTCAAAGCCCTAGGGGGAACAGTGATCAATGAAGACCGTCCGACCCGTTATGATGAGCGAGCGACTACCTTCACGACAGAGGCCGCTGCTGCCTTTGGCGGCAAACCTGATGCTGTGGTGGCCATTCTGTATCCGGAAACGGGCAGCTTACTCCTGAAATCCGCTTTTGAGCAAGGTCTAACTCAAAATGTGGCGATTCTCCTCACCGACGGTGTGAAGTCTGAAAGTTTCCCAGAGCAAGTGGGACGCACCCCCGACGGCAAATACATCATTGCTGGTGCTAAGGGCACTGTACCCGGCGCCGATGGTGCAGCCCTGGCTGAACTCCAAAAACTCTGGAGAGCGAAAAAAGGTGGTGATCTCCCTGCCTTTGGTGCTCAGGCTTGGGATGCCGCCGCGCTCCTTGTATTGGCTGCACAGGCCTCCGGACAAAATACTGGTGAAGGAATTCGCAACAAATTGCGCGATGTGGCCAATCCACCGGGGGAAGCAGTGGATGATGTATGCGCCGCGCTGGCTTTACTGCGGCAAGGCAAAGAAATTAACTACCAAGGCGCCAGTGGCAATGTGGATATTGATGAAAATGGGGATGTTGTGGGGGTCTATGACATTTGGCAGGTCACCGATGACGGTAAATTAAAGGTAATTGGTCAAGTGAGTCCCCAAAAACCCTAG